A window of the Verrucomicrobiia bacterium genome harbors these coding sequences:
- the phoU gene encoding phosphate signaling complex protein PhoU — protein MKRHFEDELKTLKEKLFRMGLLVEEAIRKATEALFERDSKKALEVIKHDQEINLQEIEIDEAGHEFIALYQPAAADLRLITMVLKINNDLERMGDQAVNIAEKALIINQEPPLSKPSRDLVKLTEAALKIVRDALDSFMETDPAKAKEILERDDMIDDLNDQLYDEVQKIMQENVGCVRAGVSLIMVCHNLERVGDLATNIAEDVIYVKRGIDVRHHIRERRAENT, from the coding sequence GTGAAACGGCATTTCGAAGACGAACTCAAAACGCTCAAAGAAAAACTTTTTCGCATGGGGCTTCTCGTTGAAGAAGCCATCCGCAAGGCCACCGAAGCTCTCTTTGAACGCGATTCCAAAAAGGCTCTGGAAGTCATCAAGCACGACCAGGAGATCAACCTCCAGGAAATCGAGATCGACGAGGCCGGCCACGAATTTATCGCCCTTTACCAGCCCGCCGCCGCCGACCTGCGGCTCATCACCATGGTCCTCAAGATCAACAATGACCTCGAGCGCATGGGGGACCAGGCGGTCAACATCGCCGAAAAAGCGCTCATCATCAACCAGGAACCGCCTCTCAGCAAGCCTTCGCGGGACCTGGTGAAGCTCACCGAAGCCGCGCTCAAGATCGTCCGCGACGCGCTGGACTCTTTCATGGAGACGGATCCGGCCAAGGCCAAGGAAATCCTCGAGCGCGACGACATGATCGACGACCTGAACGACCAGCTCTACGACGAAGTCCAGAAGATCATGCAGGAAAACGTGGGCTGCGTGCGCGCGGGCGTCAGCCTCATCATGGTGTGCCACAACCTCGAGCGTGTCGGAGACCTGGCGACGAACATCGCCGAAGACGTCATTTACGTGAAGCGAGGCATCGACGTTCGCCACCACATTCGCGAAAGGCGCGCGGAAAACACCTGA
- a CDS encoding response regulator transcription factor, whose amino-acid sequence MAKEIIVIIEDEKNIVELLQYNLEKEGYRVFSALRGEEGLDLARKHLPSVLILDLMLPGMDGLEICKTLRQNPETSRIPILMLTARGEEVDKVLGLELGADDYVTKPFSPRELVARIKAVLRRSQPAPDTALLRCGPLELNAETHQVTLKGKILDLTSKEFHLLKALMAAQGRVLSRAYLLEHVWEFDRGANIETRTVDMHVGQLRKKLKSEALKIVTVKNAGYRFEREA is encoded by the coding sequence ATGGCTAAGGAAATTATTGTCATCATCGAAGACGAAAAAAACATCGTCGAGCTTTTGCAGTACAACCTGGAAAAGGAAGGCTACCGCGTTTTCAGCGCGCTCCGGGGGGAGGAAGGCCTGGACCTGGCGCGCAAACATCTCCCGTCGGTCCTCATCCTGGATCTGATGCTTCCCGGCATGGACGGGCTCGAAATCTGCAAGACGCTGCGCCAGAATCCGGAGACGTCTCGCATTCCCATCCTCATGCTGACCGCGCGGGGCGAGGAAGTGGACAAGGTCCTGGGCCTGGAGCTCGGGGCCGACGATTACGTGACCAAGCCTTTCAGCCCGCGCGAGCTGGTCGCCCGCATCAAGGCCGTGCTGCGGCGCTCGCAGCCCGCGCCCGACACGGCGCTCCTGCGCTGCGGCCCGTTGGAACTGAACGCCGAAACGCATCAGGTTACCCTGAAAGGAAAGATCCTGGATCTGACGTCCAAGGAATTCCATTTGTTGAAAGCGCTGATGGCGGCGCAGGGCCGCGTGCTCTCCCGCGCGTATCTCCTGGAGCACGTGTGGGAATTCGACCGCGGCGCCAACATCGAAACGCGCACCGTGGACATGCACGTGGGACAGCTGCGAAAAAAACTGAAATCGGAGGCGCTCAAGATCGTGACCGTCAAAAACGCCGGCTACAGGTTTGAACGTGAAGCCTAA
- a CDS encoding RtcB family protein, whose translation MTSPLRKLDDYRWEVPTSYKKGMRVPGLIFASEKMLPALQMDQAVEQVANVAHLPGIVKYSLAMPDIHWGYGFPIGGVAATDPQQGGVISPGGIGFDINCGVRLVRTNLRAEEVRPRLKSLVALLFNKVPCGVGVSGSIEIGKKDERRMLTQGARWAVSEGYGSEEDLEATESGGALEGANPDVVSARAYERGRGQLGTLGSGNHFLEVQEVEKIFDEETARAFGVEEGQVLVMIHSGSRGFGYQICDDSLEGMRRALTKYQIAVPDIQLSCAPVDSPEGRGYLGAMRCAANYAWANRQCLMALARESFEKFFGRSWRDLGMELIYDVAHNIAKFETHEVDGKKMKLCVHRKGATRAFAPGEEELPGPYRETGQPVIIPGDMGRNSYLAAGTPRAMEETFGTSCHGAGRAMSRGAALKAARGRSIEKELEEKGIIVMGKGHKGIAEEQPAAYKDVNDVVEVVHAAGIVRKVARMRPMGVIKG comes from the coding sequence CTGACTTCGCCTTTACGGAAACTCGACGATTACCGCTGGGAAGTGCCCACGTCTTATAAGAAAGGCATGCGGGTTCCCGGCCTGATTTTCGCCAGCGAAAAAATGCTGCCCGCGCTGCAAATGGACCAGGCCGTCGAGCAGGTGGCGAACGTCGCGCATCTTCCCGGCATCGTGAAATATTCGCTGGCCATGCCCGACATCCACTGGGGCTACGGCTTTCCGATCGGCGGCGTGGCCGCGACCGACCCGCAGCAGGGCGGCGTGATTTCGCCGGGCGGGATCGGCTTCGACATCAACTGCGGCGTGCGGCTTGTGCGCACGAACCTGCGCGCAGAAGAAGTCCGGCCGCGCCTGAAAAGCCTGGTCGCGCTTCTTTTTAATAAGGTGCCATGCGGCGTCGGCGTTTCCGGCTCGATCGAGATCGGGAAAAAAGACGAGCGGCGCATGCTGACGCAGGGCGCGCGCTGGGCGGTTTCTGAAGGCTATGGCAGCGAAGAAGACCTGGAAGCCACGGAAAGCGGCGGCGCGCTGGAAGGCGCGAATCCGGACGTTGTGTCCGCCCGCGCTTACGAAAGAGGCCGCGGCCAGCTCGGCACGCTGGGCTCGGGAAATCATTTTCTCGAAGTGCAGGAAGTGGAAAAAATTTTCGACGAAGAAACCGCGCGCGCCTTCGGCGTGGAAGAAGGTCAGGTGCTCGTCATGATCCATTCGGGCTCGCGCGGCTTCGGCTACCAGATCTGCGACGATTCGCTGGAAGGCATGCGGCGCGCGCTTACGAAATATCAGATCGCGGTGCCGGACATCCAGCTTTCCTGCGCGCCTGTGGATTCGCCGGAAGGGCGGGGGTATCTCGGCGCCATGCGCTGCGCAGCCAACTACGCGTGGGCCAACCGCCAATGCCTGATGGCGCTCGCGCGCGAATCTTTCGAAAAGTTTTTCGGCCGGAGCTGGCGCGATTTGGGCATGGAACTGATTTACGACGTGGCGCATAATATCGCCAAATTCGAGACGCACGAGGTCGACGGCAAAAAAATGAAACTGTGCGTGCACCGCAAGGGCGCGACGCGCGCATTCGCGCCGGGCGAAGAAGAACTTCCCGGGCCTTACCGCGAAACCGGGCAGCCGGTCATTATCCCGGGCGACATGGGGCGCAATTCGTACCTGGCCGCGGGAACGCCGCGGGCCATGGAAGAAACGTTCGGCACGTCCTGCCATGGAGCGGGACGGGCCATGTCGCGGGGCGCGGCGTTGAAGGCTGCGCGCGGCCGCTCGATCGAGAAGGAATTGGAAGAGAAGGGCATCATCGTGATGGGCAAGGGCCATAAAGGCATTGCCGAAGAACAGCCGGCCGCGTATAAAGACGTCAACGACGTGGTCGAGGTGGTGCACGCGGCGGGGATTGTCCGCAAAGTGGCGCGCATGCGGCCCATGGGAGTGATCAAAGGATAG
- a CDS encoding archease, whose translation MKPYEPFDHPADIGLIIRGKTQEELFTHAALGFADLVTDAAALASAVPSVERTIRLEAEDMPELLFSWLRELVYLFSASSVVFTRFKFSALTSGRLEAVARGTPFDPARHVSKMEVKAVTRHQFFLSRTPAGGWEARVIFDV comes from the coding sequence ATGAAGCCTTACGAGCCTTTCGACCATCCCGCGGACATCGGACTCATCATCCGCGGCAAAACCCAGGAAGAACTGTTCACACACGCGGCCCTGGGCTTTGCAGACCTGGTCACGGACGCGGCAGCGCTTGCGTCCGCCGTTCCTTCCGTGGAGCGCACGATCCGGCTCGAAGCCGAAGACATGCCCGAGCTTTTGTTCTCGTGGCTGCGCGAACTGGTCTATCTTTTTTCCGCGTCGTCAGTCGTCTTCACTCGTTTTAAATTCTCCGCGTTGACGTCCGGCCGCCTGGAGGCCGTGGCGCGCGGCACCCCTTTCGATCCTGCCCGGCACGTGTCCAAAATGGAAGTGAAAGCCGTGACCCGCCATCAATTTTTCCTATCCCGCACCCCGGCGGGGGGATGGGAAGCCCGCGTCATCTTTGACGTTTGA
- the nadA gene encoding quinolinate synthase NadA — MKKFYNSIQDEIQALKQERRAVILAHNYQIAEIQDIADFTGDSLRLAQEAKKTDAEVILFCGVHFMAETASILCPDKKVLVPDLEAGCSLADMVLPEDIRKWKAGHPNGVVVCYINTSAAVKAECDYCCTSANAEKVVRAIPADKEVLFVPDYFLGTFVKRKTGRQNMELWKGYCPTHVMIQSEAIDKIKHDNPGAEFLMHPECGCMTKSMEYADKVLSTEGMVKYANESPCGKFIVATETGILHRMRKDNPGKQFIPASSHAVCSYMKMNTLEKVVASLENLQYEVKVPEELARKAYRCIERMMEIV; from the coding sequence ATGAAAAAATTCTACAACTCCATCCAGGATGAAATCCAGGCGCTGAAACAGGAACGCCGCGCCGTGATCCTGGCCCACAATTACCAGATCGCCGAAATCCAGGACATCGCGGACTTCACCGGAGACTCGCTCCGGCTCGCGCAGGAAGCCAAGAAAACCGACGCGGAAGTGATCCTTTTCTGCGGCGTGCATTTCATGGCCGAAACCGCCAGCATCCTTTGCCCGGACAAGAAAGTGCTCGTCCCGGACCTGGAAGCCGGCTGCTCGCTGGCCGACATGGTGCTGCCCGAAGACATCCGCAAATGGAAAGCCGGGCATCCGAACGGCGTCGTGGTCTGCTACATTAATACGTCCGCCGCGGTAAAGGCCGAATGCGATTACTGCTGCACGTCCGCGAACGCGGAAAAAGTCGTGCGCGCGATTCCCGCGGACAAGGAAGTCCTTTTCGTGCCCGATTATTTTCTCGGCACATTCGTCAAGCGCAAGACCGGCCGGCAGAACATGGAATTGTGGAAAGGTTATTGCCCGACGCATGTCATGATCCAGTCGGAAGCGATCGATAAGATCAAGCATGACAATCCCGGCGCGGAATTTCTCATGCACCCGGAATGCGGCTGCATGACGAAATCCATGGAATACGCGGACAAGGTGCTTTCCACCGAAGGCATGGTGAAGTACGCGAACGAATCACCGTGCGGGAAATTCATCGTGGCGACCGAAACCGGCATCCTTCACCGCATGCGCAAAGACAATCCCGGCAAACAGTTTATCCCGGCGTCGTCGCACGCCGTTTGCAGCTACATGAAAATGAACACGCTCGAAAAAGTCGTGGCCAGCCTGGAAAATCTCCAGTACGAGGTGAAGGTGCCCGAAGAGCTCGCGCGCAAGGCCTACC
- the thiC gene encoding phosphomethylpyrimidine synthase ThiC, which translates to MNLRDAWVDKRQGDGNRTQMHYARKGIITEEMAYVARRESLEPEFVRSEVARGRMVIPANINHRNLEPMAIGINALCKINANIGNSAVTSDIPKEIEKLHMSVKFGSDTVMDLSTGRDLDETRIAILKHSPVPVGTVPIYQALEEVNGIPENLTPDIMFDVIEKQAQQGVDYMTIHAGVLRAHLPLVATRITGIVSRGGAILAQWCMRHHKENFLYTEYDRLLAICKKYDVTISLGDGLRPGCLADASDKAQFAELETLGELTKKAWEQDVQVMVEGPGHVPMDQIPMNIQKQIEVCHEAPFYVLGPLVTDIAPGYDHITSAIGAAIAGHSGAAMLCYVTPREHLGLPDLNDVKQGVIAYKIAAHAADIARKRPGARDRDDELSKARFTFNWNRQFELSMDPEHARALHDETLADDYFKEAEFCSMCGPKFCSMAISQELTQLGQANKDSRDKKKEERREKLLQKS; encoded by the coding sequence ATGAATCTTCGTGACGCATGGGTCGACAAGCGCCAGGGCGATGGCAACAGGACCCAGATGCACTACGCACGCAAGGGTATTATTACGGAAGAGATGGCTTACGTGGCCCGGCGCGAGTCGCTCGAGCCGGAATTCGTGCGTTCCGAAGTGGCCCGCGGCCGCATGGTCATTCCCGCGAATATCAATCACCGCAATCTCGAGCCCATGGCCATCGGGATCAACGCCCTCTGCAAGATCAACGCGAATATCGGCAACTCCGCCGTCACCTCCGACATTCCGAAAGAAATCGAAAAGCTCCACATGTCCGTGAAGTTTGGTTCGGATACGGTGATGGACCTTTCCACGGGCCGCGACCTGGATGAAACGCGCATCGCGATCCTGAAGCACAGCCCGGTTCCGGTCGGCACGGTTCCGATTTACCAGGCGCTCGAAGAAGTGAACGGCATTCCTGAAAACCTGACGCCGGACATCATGTTCGACGTGATCGAAAAGCAGGCGCAGCAGGGCGTCGACTACATGACGATCCATGCGGGTGTCCTTCGCGCGCATCTGCCGCTGGTCGCCACGCGCATCACGGGCATCGTGAGCCGCGGCGGCGCGATCCTCGCGCAGTGGTGCATGCGCCATCACAAGGAAAACTTTCTCTACACCGAATACGACCGCCTCCTCGCCATCTGCAAAAAGTACGACGTGACAATTTCCCTCGGCGACGGCCTCCGTCCCGGCTGTCTCGCGGACGCGAGCGACAAGGCGCAGTTCGCGGAGCTGGAAACGCTCGGCGAGCTGACCAAGAAAGCCTGGGAACAGGACGTGCAGGTCATGGTCGAAGGCCCCGGCCACGTGCCCATGGACCAGATTCCCATGAATATCCAGAAGCAGATCGAAGTCTGTCATGAAGCGCCGTTTTACGTTCTCGGCCCTCTGGTGACGGACATCGCGCCGGGTTACGATCACATTACGTCGGCGATCGGCGCCGCGATCGCGGGCCACTCGGGCGCCGCGATGCTGTGCTACGTGACGCCGCGCGAGCATCTTGGTCTGCCGGATCTCAACGACGTGAAGCAGGGCGTGATCGCGTACAAGATTGCCGCCCATGCCGCGGACATCGCGCGTAAGCGCCCGGGCGCCCGCGACCGCGATGACGAACTTTCGAAGGCGCGCTTTACGTTCAACTGGAACCGCCAGTTCGAGCTTTCGATGGATCCCGAGCACGCGCGCGCGCTGCACGACGAAACGCTGGCCGACGATTACTTCAAGGAAGCGGAATTCTGCTCCATGTGCGGCCCGAAGTTCTGCTCCATGGCCATTTCCCAGGAGCTGACCCAGCTTGGCCAGGCGAATAAAGATTCCAGAGACAAAAAGAAAGAGGAAAGGCGGGAAAAACTCCTTCAGAAGAGCTGA
- a CDS encoding response regulator has translation MSTNGQRKIMIVEDDEDLHVLYGLYLQGQDYEILRAYNGQEAFDILEKEKPRLIILDMIMPVMDGEEFFVKLRTEKKIADIPVIIASVNDKISPKLLNLGNIHAILKKPFTIETLVQHIEQALSNGAKR, from the coding sequence ATGAGCACGAACGGGCAGCGCAAAATCATGATTGTCGAGGACGACGAGGATCTCCACGTCCTCTACGGCCTTTACCTCCAGGGCCAGGACTACGAAATCCTGCGCGCCTACAACGGGCAGGAGGCCTTCGATATCCTGGAAAAAGAAAAGCCGCGGCTCATCATCCTGGACATGATCATGCCGGTCATGGACGGCGAAGAATTTTTCGTGAAGCTGCGTACGGAAAAGAAAATCGCGGACATCCCGGTCATCATCGCGAGCGTCAACGACAAGATTTCCCCCAAGCTTCTGAACCTCGGCAACATCCACGCGATCCTCAAAAAACCGTTCACGATCGAAACGCTTGTCCAGCACATCGAGCAGGCGTTGAGCAACGGCGCCAAGCGCTGA
- a CDS encoding ATP-binding protein, with protein MKPKKKPFFHLTLGWRLALLSSLAFLLVFLAAGWAVEKAVRSSGSPDVFRGAVAAGALLGSAVIFLMGLVWGKRFSRRVNGISHAASRFAQGDVTGKIFVEGDDELRTLAHSVNQMVSSLKRRMAENESERAKLTAILEHMGEGVIAVNEARQVLLANSSAEEIFDVPRGTGPGKSLLTLTKKPRLDEMMAHAIERGASVSGEIELVRDESKTLQASALGIGRNAESVSGILVLSDITQIRRLENLRREFVANVSHELRTPLTSIRGFVETLLGGALRDAATSERFLRMMEDDSRRLERLIDDLLELSRLEARQAPLQLKAVDLAREAGQVMEGFGKRLKEKNIAVENRMASKKIPAVNADQDRVRQVLLNLVDNAIKFNRDGGRIALDAEALDGRVCVVVEDTGIGIPEEAVARTFERFFRVDKARSRDAGGTGLGLAIVKHIVEAHGGEVACESVLGRGSKFSFTLPVEGPDRTGSL; from the coding sequence GTGAAGCCTAAAAAGAAACCTTTTTTCCATCTGACGCTGGGCTGGCGGCTGGCCCTTCTTTCGTCTCTGGCCTTTCTCCTCGTCTTCCTGGCCGCGGGCTGGGCGGTGGAAAAAGCCGTACGCTCATCGGGATCGCCGGACGTTTTCAGGGGCGCGGTGGCTGCCGGGGCGCTGCTCGGAAGCGCCGTCATTTTTTTGATGGGGCTTGTCTGGGGCAAGCGCTTCAGCCGGCGGGTCAACGGGATTTCCCATGCCGCGTCGCGTTTCGCACAGGGCGACGTGACCGGAAAAATTTTCGTCGAGGGTGACGACGAGCTGCGCACGCTCGCGCATTCGGTCAACCAGATGGTCTCTTCTTTGAAAAGGCGCATGGCGGAAAATGAGTCGGAACGCGCGAAGCTGACCGCGATCCTGGAGCACATGGGCGAAGGCGTGATCGCGGTCAACGAAGCCCGGCAGGTCCTGCTCGCAAATTCTTCGGCGGAAGAAATCTTCGACGTGCCGCGCGGCACGGGACCGGGCAAAAGCCTGCTGACCCTGACCAAAAAGCCGCGGCTCGACGAGATGATGGCCCACGCCATCGAGCGGGGGGCGAGCGTTTCCGGTGAGATCGAGCTCGTCCGCGACGAATCCAAGACGCTGCAGGCCAGCGCTCTCGGCATCGGACGCAACGCCGAAAGCGTGTCCGGCATCCTTGTCCTTTCCGACATCACCCAGATCCGAAGGCTCGAGAACCTGCGGCGCGAATTCGTCGCAAACGTTTCCCACGAGCTGCGCACACCGCTGACTTCCATCCGCGGTTTCGTCGAGACCCTGCTGGGCGGTGCGCTGCGCGACGCGGCGACCAGCGAGCGGTTCCTGCGCATGATGGAAGACGATTCGCGGCGGCTGGAAAGGCTGATCGACGACCTGCTGGAGCTTTCCCGGCTCGAGGCGCGCCAGGCGCCGCTGCAGCTCAAGGCCGTGGACCTCGCCCGTGAAGCCGGGCAGGTGATGGAAGGATTCGGCAAGCGCCTGAAAGAAAAAAATATCGCCGTCGAAAACCGGATGGCATCCAAAAAAATTCCTGCCGTAAACGCGGACCAGGACCGGGTGCGCCAGGTCCTGCTGAACCTCGTGGACAACGCCATTAAGTTCAACCGGGACGGCGGGCGCATCGCGCTCGACGCCGAAGCCCTGGACGGCCGCGTGTGCGTCGTCGTGGAAGACACGGGCATCGGCATTCCGGAAGAGGCCGTGGCGCGGACGTTCGAGCGCTTTTTCCGCGTGGACAAGGCGCGCAGCCGGGACGCGGGCGGCACGGGGCTCGGTCTGGCCATCGTGAAGCACATCGTCGAAGCCCACGGCGGAGAAGTCGCATGCGAGAGCGTGCTGGGCCGCGGTTCCAAATTTTCGTTCACGCTGCCGGTCGAGGGGCCGGACCGAACCGGCAGCTTGTGA
- a CDS encoding ATP-binding protein produces MTKDPQHPKSRFRFSLRYKVALPVLIFVTLMLFLLFRTTFRFVRELVLERTESRLLAIAEVFTESLKVPLVLSNQEVLVATLQWMAERSDVIEVRVEDTQGGIVGSTNPQLLTLPAPLKLPSFKGVQRISQDRYGVAVPIDVGGNPLGRLVIVFSQLGLEQDLRQIFVDRMLLAFSMGAVLALMTALITWAAVRPLFRLKKTVQEILSGNLDARAQITTFDEIEDLAGAFNEMVSRLARSLDNLRSRTQALEDSEEKYRLIVDNASDIIFALEPSGDIVFLNEGFSGCTREEILDGGLKLFKDLHQSDSLKEFDRALALVQDTRESVINVATTHIHRSDQSEIFYLTSFTPLVDHDGKVKLIQGMMRDVTELRRIELMKESLIRDVAHELKTPTAKFEMAVNWFEKEIKQNPELAKYASIIEMLKNNTDRLMRTITSIMDLSKLESGVLQINREKLDLNHVLRQVLQDMEPLCVHKGLVLENHISTEPLMIEGDRDMLYRLFVNLIQNAIKYTPKGAIKVFSCRKGPNIMAEVRDTGIGIEEKDLKTIFDRFVQKTAASVGIGVGLTISRDIAILHHAKVWAESEGLGKGSTFKVKF; encoded by the coding sequence GTGACCAAAGACCCCCAACATCCAAAGTCCCGCTTCCGCTTCTCGCTGCGGTATAAAGTCGCCCTTCCGGTGCTGATTTTCGTCACGCTGATGCTGTTCCTGCTCTTCCGCACGACGTTCCGTTTCGTGCGCGAGCTGGTTCTCGAGCGCACGGAAAGCCGCCTTCTTGCCATCGCCGAAGTCTTTACCGAGTCCCTGAAAGTCCCGCTCGTCCTCAGCAATCAGGAAGTGCTCGTCGCCACGCTTCAATGGATGGCCGAGCGTTCGGACGTGATCGAAGTGCGCGTCGAAGACACGCAGGGCGGCATCGTCGGCAGCACGAACCCGCAGCTGCTTACGCTTCCGGCGCCGCTGAAGCTGCCGAGTTTCAAAGGCGTGCAGCGGATTTCGCAGGACCGTTACGGAGTCGCGGTGCCGATCGACGTGGGAGGCAATCCTCTCGGGCGGCTTGTCATCGTTTTTTCCCAGCTCGGCCTCGAACAGGACCTGCGCCAGATTTTCGTCGATCGCATGCTTCTCGCGTTTTCCATGGGCGCGGTGCTGGCGCTCATGACCGCCTTGATCACCTGGGCGGCGGTGCGGCCTCTTTTCCGGCTCAAAAAAACCGTGCAGGAGATTCTGTCCGGCAATCTGGACGCGCGCGCGCAGATCACGACCTTCGACGAGATCGAGGACCTGGCCGGCGCCTTCAACGAGATGGTGTCGCGCCTCGCGCGAAGCCTGGACAATCTCCGGTCGCGCACGCAGGCGCTCGAAGACTCGGAGGAAAAGTACCGCCTCATCGTCGACAACGCAAGCGACATCATTTTCGCGCTCGAGCCGTCCGGCGATATCGTGTTCTTGAACGAGGGGTTTTCCGGGTGCACGCGCGAAGAGATCCTGGACGGCGGGCTCAAGCTGTTCAAGGATCTGCACCAGAGCGATTCCCTGAAGGAGTTCGACCGCGCGCTCGCGCTCGTGCAGGACACGCGCGAATCCGTGATCAACGTGGCGACCACGCACATCCACCGCAGCGACCAGAGCGAGATTTTTTACCTGACCAGCTTTACGCCGCTCGTCGACCATGACGGCAAGGTGAAGTTGATCCAGGGCATGATGCGCGACGTGACCGAGCTGCGGCGCATCGAGCTGATGAAGGAATCCCTGATCCGCGACGTGGCGCACGAGCTGAAGACGCCGACCGCGAAGTTCGAGATGGCCGTGAACTGGTTCGAAAAGGAAATCAAACAGAACCCGGAGCTGGCCAAATACGCCTCCATCATCGAGATGCTCAAAAACAACACCGACCGGCTCATGCGCACGATCACGAGCATCATGGACCTGTCGAAACTCGAGTCCGGCGTGCTGCAGATCAACCGGGAAAAGCTCGACCTGAATCATGTGCTGCGGCAGGTGCTTCAGGACATGGAGCCGCTGTGCGTTCACAAAGGGCTGGTCCTGGAAAATCACATCAGCACGGAACCGCTCATGATCGAGGGCGACCGCGACATGCTCTACCGCCTTTTCGTCAACCTCATCCAGAACGCCATCAAGTATACGCCCAAGGGAGCCATCAAGGTGTTCAGCTGCCGCAAGGGCCCGAACATCATGGCCGAAGTCCGGGACACCGGCATCGGCATCGAGGAAAAGGACCTCAAGACCATTTTTGACCGGTTCGTGCAAAAAACCGCGGCGTCGGTCGGCATCGGCGTAGGCCTTACCATCTCTAGAGATATCGCGATTCTGCATCACGCGAAAGTCTGGGCCGAAAGCGAGGGCCTTGGAAAAGGCTCGACTTTTAAAGTAAAATTCTAG